From a region of the Hymenobacter jejuensis genome:
- a CDS encoding bile acid:sodium symporter family protein — translation MPEVKSQVDPSDASPFTRVRQLAQRAGLDGFLLALLGAILLAYLWPHFGSDDGPLPLNQIANYGVSIIFFFYGLRLSPEKLKAGLSNWRLHLVVQTTTFLVFPLLLIAARPFFDTGNQKLLWLGGFYLAALPSTVSSSVVMVSIAGGNLPAAIFNASISSLLGVFVTPIWMALYLPNGGHNSSLWGTIGNLALQVLLPVVVGVLLHRWLSAWAKRYDKQTRYLDQSIILLIVYTSFCESFYRGIFQGYQLTSILLLGVLLLALFFGVYAWILLVSKVLGFEKGDTITALFCGSKKSLVQGTVMSKVLFPDARLAGIVLLPLMMYHALQILIASIIAQAIGRRAAPEVPVPEPVAGT, via the coding sequence ATGCCTGAAGTAAAATCTCAAGTTGATCCATCGGACGCAAGTCCTTTCACCCGCGTCCGGCAGCTGGCCCAACGTGCCGGGCTCGACGGCTTCTTGTTGGCGCTGCTTGGCGCTATTTTGTTGGCGTATCTGTGGCCGCACTTCGGCAGCGACGACGGGCCCTTGCCGCTCAACCAAATCGCCAATTACGGCGTCTCGATCATCTTTTTTTTCTACGGTCTGCGTCTGAGTCCTGAGAAGCTAAAAGCGGGTCTGTCGAACTGGCGGCTGCATTTGGTCGTCCAGACGACGACATTTCTGGTGTTTCCGCTGCTGCTGATTGCGGCCCGGCCCTTCTTCGATACCGGCAACCAGAAGCTGCTGTGGCTGGGCGGCTTTTATCTGGCGGCGCTGCCTTCCACTGTGTCTTCTTCGGTCGTGATGGTGTCGATTGCGGGCGGAAACCTGCCGGCAGCCATCTTCAACGCCAGCATTTCCAGCCTGTTAGGTGTTTTTGTTACGCCCATCTGGATGGCCCTATATCTGCCTAACGGAGGCCACAACTCCAGCCTGTGGGGTACGATTGGCAACTTGGCCCTGCAAGTGTTGCTACCCGTAGTGGTAGGCGTATTGCTGCATCGGTGGCTATCGGCGTGGGCCAAGCGCTACGACAAGCAGACGCGCTACCTTGATCAGTCCATCATCCTGCTGATCGTTTACACTTCGTTTTGCGAATCCTTTTACCGTGGCATTTTCCAAGGGTACCAACTGACCAGTATTCTGCTGCTGGGTGTGCTGCTGCTCGCTTTGTTTTTCGGGGTATACGCCTGGATTTTGTTGGTAAGTAAGGTGTTAGGTTTTGAAAAAGGCGACACCATTACGGCGCTTTTCTGCGGTTCCAAGAAGTCGTTGGTGCAAGGGACGGTGATGTCGAAGGTATTGTTTCCCGACGCCCGCCTTGCCGGCATTGTGCTCCTGCCGCTGATGATGTATCACGCGCTCCAAATCCTGATTGCCAGCATCATTGCGCAAGCCATAGGCCGCCGTGCTGCGCCGGAAGTGCCTGTTCCCGAGCCTGTTGCAGGCACGTAG
- a CDS encoding S8 family serine peptidase, with amino-acid sequence MPTAFMKQLYALLSLCLLSTTSLAQTVPEAPRLLVRLKENTKPAYRQTVDYKGIVTLGIQAVDALNVVYKCQSISRLAQGNGPGVYSLTLPAGTSVEQAVQAYRASGQFEYVEPDQQGSGGGVQAVTPSDQLYNRQWGLKNNGSFSLSTAKAGADIKMEDAWAIQRGDSTVVVAIIDTGCKLDHPEFAGRIWKNRKEIPNNGLDDDRNGYVDDVQGWNFVSASNNPTDDYGHGTNVTGILGATGNNAIGYAGVDWNCKLMICKGLDDKNNGYYSWWISAIYYAVDNGARVINMSLGGVSNSQAMQDAVNYAYAHNVTVVACMMNTNTSSPYYPAALDHVLAVGSTNPDDTRTAPFFWDSSSGSNYGKHISVVAPGNYVYGLNHLNNTSYNTYWGGTSQATPHVAGLVSLLLAQNKTRTPAQLKALIEQTADDRVGAAAQDVTGWDQYYGYGRINAARALSYAVVTAATSRRDAGELKLYPNPAHQTLTIQVGEAQQFRREYSLTNATGQTVLRGQLAGPETTIPLPLAPGLYQLLLPTEAGVLVRKLIVY; translated from the coding sequence ATGCCTACTGCCTTTATGAAGCAACTCTACGCATTGTTATCTCTCTGTTTATTATCGACCACCTCGCTGGCCCAGACGGTGCCCGAAGCCCCCCGCTTATTGGTTCGGTTGAAAGAAAACACCAAGCCTGCGTACAGGCAAACTGTTGATTATAAAGGCATTGTAACTCTAGGAATACAGGCTGTTGATGCCCTGAATGTTGTCTATAAGTGTCAGTCTATCAGTAGGTTAGCGCAAGGCAATGGCCCTGGGGTCTATAGCCTCACGCTGCCTGCTGGCACCAGCGTCGAGCAGGCGGTGCAGGCGTACCGGGCCTCAGGGCAGTTTGAATACGTCGAGCCGGATCAGCAGGGCAGCGGCGGCGGGGTGCAGGCCGTTACGCCTTCCGATCAGCTCTACAATCGGCAGTGGGGGCTGAAAAACAACGGCTCTTTCTCGCTTAGCACAGCCAAAGCCGGGGCCGACATCAAGATGGAAGACGCTTGGGCCATTCAGCGAGGCGATTCGACGGTTGTGGTGGCCATCATCGACACCGGCTGCAAGCTCGATCATCCGGAGTTTGCGGGGCGCATCTGGAAAAACCGCAAAGAAATTCCGAACAACGGCCTCGACGACGACCGCAACGGCTACGTCGACGATGTGCAGGGGTGGAATTTCGTTTCGGCTTCCAACAACCCCACCGACGACTACGGCCACGGCACCAACGTCACCGGCATCCTCGGCGCTACGGGCAACAACGCCATCGGCTACGCCGGCGTCGACTGGAATTGCAAGTTGATGATTTGTAAAGGGTTAGATGATAAGAACAACGGCTATTATTCGTGGTGGATAAGTGCCATCTACTACGCCGTGGACAACGGCGCCCGCGTCATCAATATGTCGTTGGGTGGCGTTTCCAACTCGCAGGCCATGCAGGACGCCGTGAATTATGCCTACGCCCACAATGTAACCGTGGTCGCGTGCATGATGAACACCAACACCAGTTCGCCCTACTACCCAGCGGCACTCGATCATGTGCTGGCCGTCGGCTCGACCAATCCGGATGACACCCGCACGGCGCCTTTTTTCTGGGACAGCAGCAGCGGCAGCAATTACGGCAAGCACATTTCGGTGGTGGCTCCCGGCAATTATGTCTACGGGTTGAATCACCTGAATAACACCAGCTACAACACCTATTGGGGCGGTACTTCGCAGGCTACGCCGCACGTTGCGGGACTGGTTTCCTTGCTATTGGCGCAAAACAAAACCCGTACGCCGGCCCAGCTCAAGGCCCTGATTGAGCAAACGGCCGACGACCGCGTGGGTGCAGCTGCGCAAGATGTAACCGGCTGGGATCAGTATTACGGCTACGGGCGCATCAACGCGGCCCGAGCCTTGAGCTACGCCGTAGTGACGGCCGCTACTTCCCGGCGCGATGCTGGCGAGCTGAAGCTTTACCCTAACCCCGCCCACCAGACGCTCACCATTCAGGTTGGCGAAGCACAACAGTTTCGGCGCGAGTATAGCCTCACCAACGCCACGGGCCAAACCGTTTTGCGGGGCCAGCTTGCGGGGCCGGAAACAACCATCCCGCTGCCGCTGGCGCCCGGCCTATACCAACTCCTGCTTCCAACGGAGGCCGGAGTGCTGGTCCGCAAACTTATTGTGTATTAA
- a CDS encoding DedA family protein, whose translation MALIQQFFDLVLHLDKTLINVVQEYGGWTYLILFLIVFTETGVVIFPFLPGDSLLFVAGTLAAQPVAPGSEQTLLHLTYLIPLLFFAAFLGDNLNYFIGDYLGPRVFREDFKLLKRKYLEQTQAFYAKHGGKTIIMARFIPIVRTFAPFVAGVGTMKYAYFISYSVGGALLWVISLVMAGYLFGNIPVVKNNFTIVIYAIILISVMPPIFQFLKQKFSGRPSQA comes from the coding sequence ATGGCGCTTATTCAACAATTTTTTGATTTGGTGTTGCACCTCGACAAAACGCTCATCAACGTGGTGCAGGAGTATGGAGGCTGGACGTATCTGATTCTGTTTCTGATTGTTTTTACCGAAACGGGCGTAGTGATTTTTCCGTTTCTGCCCGGCGATTCGCTGTTGTTTGTGGCCGGCACGCTCGCAGCGCAGCCAGTTGCACCCGGCTCTGAGCAGACGCTGCTGCACCTAACCTACCTGATTCCGCTGCTGTTCTTCGCCGCTTTCCTCGGCGACAACCTCAACTATTTCATCGGCGACTATTTGGGGCCACGGGTGTTTCGTGAAGATTTTAAGCTCTTGAAACGCAAATACTTAGAGCAGACCCAGGCTTTCTACGCCAAGCACGGCGGCAAAACCATCATCATGGCGCGCTTCATCCCGATTGTACGGACTTTTGCGCCTTTCGTGGCTGGCGTAGGCACCATGAAATACGCGTATTTTATCAGCTACAGCGTCGGGGGGGCTTTGTTGTGGGTGATTTCGTTGGTAATGGCGGGCTACCTGTTTGGCAATATTCCGGTGGTGAAAAACAACTTCACCATCGTGATTTATGCCATCATCCTGATTTCGGTGATGCCGCCGATCTTCCAGTTTCTGAAACAAAAATTCAGCGGGCGGCCCTCGCAGGCGTAA
- a CDS encoding shikimate dehydrogenase family protein, with the protein MRQFGLIGKSLRHSFSQTYFTQKFHNLDITDCRYDLFEIPSISELPDLVRANPDLVGLNVTIPYKEQVWPYLDEVSPTAARIGAVNTIEFAEDGRLIGHNTDYLGFRESLRSFYPHTGEQAGALVLGTGGSSKAVEAALRELDIRYLLVSRSPLNLALTYEELSLEIIKAHSLIINTTPLGTYPNVAECPPIPYEFLTPQHYLFDLIYNPRETLFLDKGREAGAQIKNGFEMLGFQAEAAWEIWNR; encoded by the coding sequence ATGCGCCAATTCGGTCTTATCGGCAAATCGCTTCGTCACTCATTTTCGCAGACCTATTTCACCCAGAAATTTCATAACCTCGACATCACCGATTGCCGCTACGATCTCTTCGAGATTCCATCGATCAGCGAATTGCCCGATTTAGTGCGCGCCAACCCCGATCTGGTCGGACTCAATGTCACGATTCCGTACAAAGAGCAGGTCTGGCCCTACCTCGACGAAGTATCGCCAACGGCCGCCCGCATTGGGGCAGTCAACACCATCGAGTTTGCCGAGGATGGGCGTCTGATTGGCCACAACACAGATTATCTGGGCTTCCGGGAGTCGCTGCGCAGCTTTTATCCGCATACGGGCGAGCAGGCCGGAGCATTGGTGCTGGGCACCGGTGGCTCTTCCAAAGCCGTAGAGGCCGCGCTACGCGAGTTGGACATTCGGTATTTACTTGTTTCGCGCAGTCCGCTCAACTTGGCCCTCACCTACGAGGAGCTTTCACTGGAAATTATAAAAGCCCATAGCTTAATTATAAATACCACACCCTTAGGTACTTACCCTAATGTGGCCGAGTGTCCGCCCATTCCCTACGAGTTTCTTACGCCCCAGCACTACCTCTTCGACCTGATTTATAACCCGCGCGAAACCCTGTTTCTGGACAAGGGTCGCGAAGCCGGTGCTCAAATCAAGAATGGCTTCGAGATGCTGGGTTTTCAGGCAGAGGCAGCCTGGGAAATCTGGAATAGATAA
- the wrbA gene encoding NAD(P)H:quinone oxidoreductase: protein MKTLVLFYSTYGHIYKMAEAMAEGAREVEGNEVVIKRVPETLPQSILDQIGATQAQQAFSHIPVATPNELTEYDAIIFGTPTRYGNLCGQMQAYLDSTGGLWAKGALVGKVGGVFVSTATQHGGQETTIRSFHTELLHHGFVIVGLPYAWQGQMGHEEVTGGTPYGASTVAGGQGERQPSANELEGARYQGRHTAQIAKKLAS, encoded by the coding sequence ATGAAAACGCTTGTCTTGTTTTACTCTACTTATGGTCACATATACAAAATGGCCGAAGCCATGGCCGAGGGTGCCCGCGAAGTGGAAGGCAACGAAGTAGTCATCAAGCGGGTGCCCGAAACGCTGCCCCAATCCATCCTCGACCAGATCGGCGCTACGCAGGCGCAGCAGGCATTTTCGCATATCCCGGTGGCTACGCCGAATGAATTGACGGAATACGATGCCATTATCTTCGGCACGCCGACCCGCTATGGTAACCTGTGCGGCCAGATGCAGGCCTACCTAGACAGCACCGGCGGCCTGTGGGCCAAGGGCGCCTTGGTGGGCAAAGTGGGCGGCGTATTCGTGAGCACGGCCACGCAGCACGGCGGCCAGGAAACCACCATCCGCAGCTTCCATACCGAATTGCTGCACCATGGCTTCGTAATTGTGGGCTTACCCTACGCTTGGCAGGGCCAGATGGGCCACGAAGAAGTGACCGGTGGCACGCCCTACGGTGCCAGCACCGTGGCCGGCGGCCAAGGTGAGCGCCAGCCTAGTGCCAACGAGCTAGAAGGTGCCCGCTACCAAGGTCGCCACACCGCCCAGATAGCCAAGAAACTTGCTTCATAA
- a CDS encoding RNA polymerase sigma factor, with amino-acid sequence MRQLTPPSQLSEAELIDGCLAGSRLMQKHLYDRFSARMMAVCLRYAQTTFEAEDVLQEGFITVFNNLRNFRRECPLEFWIRRIMVNAALRQHRRNAPLVAVSDGGDYPEDLAGEEFTLANYGFEELLGLIQELAPRYRMVFNLFAIEGYGHKEIGEMLGISEGTSKSQYSRARVILKSKVERLDAHRTNGTFRK; translated from the coding sequence GTGCGCCAGCTTACTCCGCCTTCTCAGCTCAGCGAAGCCGAGCTGATTGACGGTTGCCTTGCCGGCAGCCGCTTGATGCAAAAGCACCTCTACGACCGGTTTTCTGCCCGCATGATGGCCGTGTGTTTGCGCTACGCGCAGACGACTTTCGAGGCCGAAGACGTGTTGCAAGAGGGCTTCATTACGGTGTTCAACAACCTGCGCAACTTCCGCCGCGAGTGCCCGCTGGAGTTCTGGATTCGTCGCATCATGGTGAACGCCGCCCTCCGCCAACATCGTCGCAACGCGCCGCTGGTGGCCGTCAGCGACGGCGGCGATTACCCCGAAGATCTGGCGGGCGAGGAATTTACGCTGGCCAACTACGGCTTCGAAGAACTCCTCGGCCTGATTCAGGAGTTGGCGCCGCGCTACCGCATGGTGTTCAACCTGTTTGCCATCGAAGGCTACGGCCACAAAGAAATAGGGGAGATGCTCGGCATCTCAGAAGGAACCAGCAAATCGCAGTATTCCCGCGCCCGCGTCATTTTAAAGTCAAAAGTAGAGCGTCTCGACGCTCACCGCACCAATGGGACTTTCCGCAAATAA
- a CDS encoding DUF6970 domain-containing protein, which translates to MKRFLTFLLLTSTLMAFQCDDDNAKPCPGDAVERKIEELKAKPKQNPAAEVYEYTYKGQKVYLISSDCCDQYNLLYDQCMTTICAPSGGFSGAGDGRCADFYDKATDKRLVWRDNR; encoded by the coding sequence ATGAAGCGCTTTCTGACTTTCCTGCTCCTGACCAGCACTCTGATGGCTTTTCAGTGCGACGACGATAACGCCAAACCGTGCCCTGGCGACGCGGTAGAGCGTAAAATCGAAGAATTGAAGGCCAAGCCCAAGCAAAATCCCGCGGCCGAAGTGTACGAGTACACCTACAAAGGGCAGAAAGTATATCTTATCTCCAGCGACTGCTGCGACCAGTATAACCTGCTTTATGACCAGTGTATGACCACTATTTGCGCGCCCAGCGGCGGCTTTTCGGGCGCGGGCGATGGCCGTTGCGCCGATTTTTACGACAAAGCCACCGACAAACGCCTCGTCTGGCGCGACAATCGCTGA
- the uvrB gene encoding excinuclease ABC subunit UvrB, giving the protein MEYQLTSEFKPTGDQPKAIAQLVQGVESGEPAQVLLGATGTGKTFTMANVIAQTGKPALVLCHNKTLAAQLYGEFKAFFPNNAVEYYISYYDYYQPEAYIASTDVFIEKDLAINEEIEKLRLHCTSTLLSGRRDVIVVASVSCIYGIGNPEEFSKNVIFLAPGLRYSRNNLLYQFVQILYSRTEVEFTRGTFRVKGDTVDVFPAYADFAYRIFFYGDEIEAIHRIEPQSGKKLSEEKSISLYPANLFVTGKDTLNQAIKEIQFDMMAQHAYFEKEGRDSEAKRIMERTEFDLEMIRELGYCSGIENYSRYFDGREPGGRPFCLLDYFPNDYLMVIDESHVTVPQVRAMWGGDRSRKTALVEYGFRLPSAMDNRPLTFNEFESMFRQAVFVSATPSDYELTRAAGVVVEQIIRPTGLLDPEIDIRPSSNQIDDLLDEVDNRVKMGDRVLVTTLTKRMAEELQKYMERLGIKSSYVHSDVKSLDRVEILRQLRLGVIDVLIGVNLLREGLDLPEVSLVAILDADKEGFLRDQRSLIQTMGRAARNDHGKVIMYADRMTGSMQRAIDETNRRRAVQMAYNEENGITPQTVRKSHDEIRSQTSLSDMRRIEPVAYAGPDSDTLTLAAEPVIAMMTRVDLEKLIKQTEKQMEAAAKDLDFLQAAKYRDELAQLRQMLKTKRE; this is encoded by the coding sequence ATGGAATATCAACTGACTTCTGAATTTAAGCCAACCGGCGACCAACCCAAGGCCATTGCCCAACTTGTGCAAGGCGTGGAAAGCGGCGAACCGGCGCAAGTATTGCTGGGTGCTACGGGTACTGGTAAGACCTTCACGATGGCCAACGTCATCGCCCAAACTGGCAAACCTGCTCTCGTGCTATGCCACAACAAAACCCTGGCTGCTCAGCTGTACGGCGAGTTTAAGGCGTTTTTCCCCAATAATGCCGTCGAGTATTACATCAGTTACTACGATTACTACCAGCCGGAAGCCTACATCGCCAGCACCGACGTGTTTATCGAGAAGGATTTGGCCATCAACGAGGAGATTGAGAAGCTGCGCCTGCACTGCACTTCTACCTTGCTCAGCGGTCGGCGCGACGTAATTGTAGTGGCCTCAGTATCATGTATTTATGGTATTGGTAACCCCGAGGAGTTCAGCAAGAACGTGATCTTTTTGGCGCCGGGCCTGCGGTATTCGCGCAACAACCTTCTCTACCAGTTCGTCCAGATTCTGTATTCGCGGACGGAAGTTGAGTTTACGCGCGGCACGTTCCGGGTGAAAGGCGACACCGTGGACGTATTTCCGGCCTACGCCGACTTTGCCTACCGCATCTTCTTCTACGGCGACGAAATCGAGGCCATTCACCGCATCGAGCCGCAGAGTGGCAAGAAGCTGAGCGAAGAGAAAAGCATTTCGCTGTACCCCGCCAACTTGTTTGTGACGGGCAAAGACACACTGAATCAGGCGATTAAGGAGATTCAGTTTGACATGATGGCGCAGCACGCCTACTTCGAGAAAGAAGGCCGCGATTCGGAAGCCAAGCGCATCATGGAGCGCACCGAGTTTGACCTCGAAATGATTCGGGAACTGGGGTACTGCTCCGGCATCGAGAACTACTCACGCTACTTCGACGGTCGTGAGCCGGGCGGACGTCCTTTCTGTCTGCTCGATTACTTCCCCAACGATTACCTGATGGTCATCGACGAGAGCCACGTAACCGTACCGCAGGTGCGCGCCATGTGGGGCGGCGACCGCAGCCGCAAAACCGCGCTCGTCGAATACGGCTTCCGCTTGCCCTCGGCAATGGACAACCGGCCCTTAACTTTCAACGAGTTCGAGAGCATGTTCCGGCAAGCCGTGTTTGTTTCGGCAACGCCCTCTGACTACGAGTTGACCCGTGCCGCAGGTGTGGTGGTGGAGCAGATTATCCGTCCGACGGGCCTATTGGACCCCGAAATTGACATTCGGCCGAGCAGCAACCAAATCGACGACTTGCTCGACGAGGTGGACAACCGCGTGAAAATGGGCGACCGCGTGCTCGTTACTACCCTGACCAAGCGCATGGCCGAAGAGCTCCAGAAATACATGGAGCGCTTGGGTATCAAGTCGTCGTATGTACACTCCGACGTAAAATCGCTGGACCGCGTGGAGATCCTGCGGCAGCTTCGCCTAGGGGTAATCGACGTGTTGATTGGGGTAAACTTGCTGCGGGAAGGTCTTGATTTGCCGGAAGTTAGCTTAGTGGCTATTCTCGATGCCGATAAAGAAGGCTTCCTGCGCGACCAACGCAGCCTGATCCAGACGATGGGCCGCGCGGCGCGTAACGATCACGGCAAAGTTATCATGTACGCCGACCGCATGACTGGCTCTATGCAGCGGGCCATCGACGAAACCAACCGTCGGCGTGCTGTGCAAATGGCTTATAATGAGGAGAATGGCATCACGCCGCAAACCGTTCGAAAATCGCACGACGAGATTCGGAGCCAGACTTCGCTGTCGGATATGCGCCGCATTGAACCCGTGGCTTATGCTGGCCCCGATTCGGATACGCTGACGCTGGCCGCCGAGCCCGTAATCGCAATGATGACGCGCGTCGACCTCGAAAAGCTCATCAAGCAAACCGAAAAGCAAATGGAGGCCGCCGCCAAGGACCTCGACTTTCTGCAAGCTGCCAAATACCGCGACGAGCTGGCCCAGCTCCGGCAGATGCTGAAGACGAAGCGCGAGTAG
- a CDS encoding DUF421 domain-containing protein, with amino-acid sequence MAPAWLDQLLGLQADAHTITTTQMCVRAVVVFAVGLALLRFAGMRTFGSGTAFDMVLKIILGAVLSRAIVAASPFGSTLLASMVLVVLHRLLAIASFYSNAVGKVIKGAPKKLAQDGKLLTDNLRRANITDRDLHEGLREAANVDSISETDIVQLERNGKITVVKKKE; translated from the coding sequence ATGGCTCCTGCTTGGTTAGATCAACTTCTTGGTTTACAAGCTGATGCGCACACCATCACAACGACCCAGATGTGTGTACGGGCCGTGGTTGTGTTTGCTGTGGGCTTGGCACTATTACGCTTCGCGGGCATGCGCACCTTTGGCAGCGGCACGGCATTCGACATGGTACTCAAGATTATTTTGGGGGCAGTGCTGAGCCGGGCTATTGTAGCGGCCTCGCCGTTTGGGTCTACGTTGTTGGCCAGCATGGTATTGGTGGTGCTACACCGGCTGCTGGCCATCGCGTCGTTCTACAGCAATGCAGTTGGTAAAGTCATCAAGGGTGCGCCGAAGAAACTGGCCCAGGACGGTAAGCTACTGACTGACAACCTGCGCCGGGCTAACATCACTGACCGAGACCTCCACGAAGGACTTCGCGAAGCTGCCAACGTCGACTCGATCAGTGAAACGGACATCGTGCAACTGGAGCGCAACGGCAAGATAACCGTAGTGAAGAAGAAGGAATAA
- a CDS encoding GAF domain-containing protein — MSTIPSFLIPSSEAERLHSIRDHDLIHSLREPVFNEFVALTARIFSLPVSLIALVEETDVYYPANYGMPGHNGQPREEALCASAILHETPVVYTDLTSEQDPLITVQAAQAARNNKFQFYAAAPLCMPNQHRIGTLCIIDRHPRVFSDGERHLLENLAALVSQTLVVRHACLRQPRSGAARWNDLHTQLQEEVQALTALVRYMFTRHGTQIPVPADILTQVGRRLHDLQEILDQS; from the coding sequence ATGTCGACTATTCCTTCCTTCTTGATTCCATCAAGCGAGGCCGAACGGCTTCATTCCATCCGCGATCATGATTTAATCCATTCGCTGCGCGAACCGGTTTTCAACGAGTTTGTCGCTCTGACGGCGCGCATCTTTAGCCTCCCGGTTTCTCTGATTGCCCTCGTTGAGGAAACCGACGTCTATTACCCTGCCAACTACGGCATGCCAGGCCACAACGGCCAGCCTCGTGAAGAAGCACTTTGTGCCAGCGCTATTCTGCACGAAACTCCGGTGGTATACACGGACTTGACTTCTGAACAAGATCCCCTGATTACGGTGCAAGCCGCTCAGGCCGCCCGAAACAACAAATTTCAGTTTTACGCAGCAGCACCCTTGTGCATGCCCAACCAGCACCGCATCGGTACCCTGTGCATCATCGATCGCCATCCGCGGGTTTTCAGCGACGGCGAACGGCACTTACTCGAAAACTTAGCTGCTTTGGTCAGCCAAACGCTGGTCGTGCGCCATGCCTGCCTCCGTCAGCCGCGATCAGGAGCCGCACGTTGGAATGACCTGCACACGCAATTGCAGGAAGAGGTACAGGCTCTGACGGCTCTGGTACGCTACATGTTTACGCGGCACGGCACCCAAATTCCGGTGCCCGCCGATATCCTCACCCAAGTCGGCCGTCGCCTCCACGACTTGCAGGAAATCCTGGATCAGTCTTAA
- a CDS encoding DUF5700 domain-containing putative Zn-dependent protease: MQSPRCNRCRRRCFARRGSGARREGTANYAADALQAPGERPYLTRWRDRYQRNAEPARIAENFALFDRVLADLVAGRLDWSGAHRLGFQGNNYARFYFVGYQMA; encoded by the coding sequence TTGCAAAGTCCGAGATGCAACCGTTGCCGTCGTCGCTGTTTTGCCAGGCGCGGCAGCGGCGCGCGGCGCGAAGGCACTGCCAACTACGCCGCCGACGCGCTCCAAGCCCCGGGCGAGCGGCCCTACCTGACTAGGTGGCGCGACCGCTATCAGCGCAACGCGGAGCCAGCCCGCATCGCCGAGAACTTTGCTCTCTTCGACCGGGTGCTCGCAGACTTAGTAGCCGGGCGGCTAGATTGGTCCGGGGCCCACCGCTTGGGCTTTCAGGGCAACAACTACGCTCGCTTTTACTTCGTCGGCTACCAAATGGCCTAG
- a CDS encoding RagB/SusD family nutrient uptake outer membrane protein has protein sequence MFENYGAFYNGYVQNFVSRGAGNGYLARAIMYQPGTVNGNNHMWQEVYDLTSPVITSGKYSLLPNYAQIHQTIGENSSESIFEIQFATSNDGYGPIMTGTTNNIFQNNRKIFGYGFNNPTQNLVNE, from the coding sequence GTGTTTGAAAACTACGGGGCGTTCTACAACGGGTATGTACAAAACTTCGTGAGCCGGGGCGCGGGCAATGGCTATCTGGCCCGGGCAATTATGTACCAGCCCGGTACGGTCAATGGCAACAACCATATGTGGCAGGAGGTATACGATCTGACCAGTCCCGTTATCACTTCGGGGAAGTATAGCTTGTTGCCCAACTACGCCCAGATCCACCAGACGATTGGCGAAAACAGCAGCGAATCCATCTTTGAGATTCAGTTTGCTACCTCCAATGATGGCTATGGCCCCATCATGACGGGCACGACAAACAACATTTTTCAAAACAACCGCAAAATCTTTGGGTACGGCTTCAACAACCCCACCCAGAACCTAGTAAATGAATAA